A single region of the Micropterus dolomieu isolate WLL.071019.BEF.003 ecotype Adirondacks linkage group LG02, ASM2129224v1, whole genome shotgun sequence genome encodes:
- the kdm8 gene encoding lysine-specific demethylase 8 yields the protein MAALWSKISAVLPLNEEQFPLEFSDKVESSVVEILKQSRQQLYSNSTSTSRMLNAQIILDFSWEKLNMGTWRHVDKEWRRVYSYGCLFKVGALCREDPSADEVLQAVKTCDMGLLMGAAIMDNILQVIVRILQGEVSKSIKEGNERENAEVKRIKIECPHVPAIKEELAVPRIKCPSLESFSTNYLLPLKPLILEGIIDHWPALNEHPWSIEYLRSVAGCRTVPVEVGSRYTDEEWSQTLLTVNEFIDRYILNKDGVKGLGYLAQHQLFDQIPELKEDIRLPDYCCLGEGDEDNITVNAWFGPAGTVSPLHHDPQQNFLAQVVGSKYIRLYSPEDTDKLYPHQSQLLHNTSQVEVENPDTERFPKFAKAPYLECVLQPGDVLFIPVRYWHYVRSLELSFSVSFWWS from the exons ATGGCAGCGCTGTGGTCAAAGATCTCTGCAGTTCTGCCTCTTAATGAGGAACAGTTTCCACTGGAGTTCAGTGATAAAGTGGAGTCAAGTGTGGTGGAAATACTGAAACAGTCCAGGCAGCAGCTATACAGCAACAGCACAAGTACCAGCCGAATGCTTAATGCTCAGAtcattttggatttttcatgGGAGAAACTCAACATGGGAACTTGGCGACACGTGGACAAAGAATGGCGACGTGTTTATTCTTATGGCTGCCTGTTCAAAGTGGGCGCTCTGTGTCGTGAAGACCCATCAGCAGATGAGGTCCTGCAGGCTGTAAAGACTTGTGACATGGGTTTACTCATGGGTGCAGCCATCATGGATAATATACTTCAGGTTATTGTTCGGATTCTACAGGGTGAAGTCAGTAAATCCATTAAAGAAGGAAATGAACGTGAAAATGCTGAGGTCAAG AGAATAAAGATCGAGTGCCCACATGTTCCTGCAATCAAAGAAGAGTTGGCAGTTCCCAGGATAAAGTGTCCTTCACTGGAGAGTTTTAGCACGAACTACCTGCTCCCCCTCAAACCACTGATTTTAGAGGGGATCATTGACCACTGGCCCGCCCTCAACGAACACCCCTGGAG CATAGAATACCTGAGGTCTGTTGCTGGCTGTCGGACTGTTCCTGTGGAGGTGGGATCCAGGTACACAGACGAGGAATGGTCACAAACACTGCTCACGGTCAATGAATTCATTGATcgatacattttaaataaa GATGGAGTGAAAGGTTTGGGTTATCTTGCTCAGCACCAGCTTTTTGATCAG ATACCAGAGCTGAAGGAAGACATCCGCCTCCCTGATTATTGCTGCCTTGGTGAAGGAGATGAAGACAATATTACAGTAAACGCATGGTTTGGGCCCGCAGGTACAGTGTCTCCTCTTCACCATGACCCTCAGCAGAACTTCCTGGCTCAG GTGGTCGGAAGCAAATACATTCGCCTATACTCCCCCGAGGACACAGACAAGCTGTACCCTCATCAATCACAGCTCCTTCACAATACCAGTCAG gtggaggtggagaatCCAGACACAGAGCGGTTCCCGAAGTTTGCCAAGGCTCCGTATCTCGAATGTGTGTTACAACCTGGAGACGTGCTTTTCATCCCTGTCCGATACTGGCATTATGTCCGATCCTTAGAACTCAGCTTCTCTGTCAGCTTTTGGTGGTCATGA